Proteins encoded together in one Streptomyces sp. NBC_01216 window:
- the paaN gene encoding phenylacetic acid degradation protein PaaN encodes MAAALLTTDALAEKHRSTLDQALDTIRTRAYWSPHPEHPKAYGENGSLDAAAGLAAYTALLDGRFELDQPGTDGWTGGEVSPYGPALGVEYPHADIDVLLPAMRAGMGAWRDAGAETRALVCLEILARISARTHEFAHAVMHTSGQAFMMALQAGGPHAQDRGLEAVAYAYAEQTRTPGSADWAKPQGKRDPLKLSKEFTPVARGIALMIGCNTFPTWNGYPGLFASLATGNPVLVKPHPRAVLPLALTVRVAREVLAEAGFDPNMVALAAERPGEGIAKTLAVRPEIRIIDYTGSTAFGDWLETNARQAQVYTEKAGVNTVVVDSTDDYRGMLSNLAFSLSLYSGQMCTTPQNLLIPREGISTDAGAKSYDEVVADLAAAVGGLLGDDARANALLGALVNPDVKARLEAAAGLGEVALASREVVHPDFPDAVVRTPVIVKLDGSKPDTEAAYFSECFGPVSFAVAVDSTEDALDLLRRTVREKGAMTVGGYTTSAATERAIEEVCLEESAQLSLNLTGGVYVNQTAAFSDFHGSGGNPAANAALCDGAFVSSRFRVVEVRRHA; translated from the coding sequence ATGGCCGCCGCTCTGCTGACCACCGACGCCCTGGCCGAGAAGCACCGGTCGACACTCGACCAGGCTCTCGACACCATCCGCACCCGTGCCTACTGGTCGCCCCACCCCGAGCACCCCAAGGCGTACGGCGAGAACGGCTCCCTGGACGCCGCCGCCGGCCTCGCCGCGTACACCGCGCTGCTCGACGGCCGCTTCGAACTCGACCAGCCCGGCACGGACGGCTGGACCGGCGGCGAGGTCTCGCCCTACGGCCCCGCGCTCGGTGTGGAGTACCCGCACGCCGACATCGACGTCCTGCTGCCCGCGATGCGCGCCGGCATGGGCGCCTGGCGGGACGCCGGCGCCGAGACCCGCGCCCTGGTCTGCCTGGAGATCCTCGCCCGTATCTCCGCCCGCACCCACGAGTTCGCGCACGCCGTGATGCACACCAGCGGCCAGGCGTTCATGATGGCGCTCCAGGCCGGCGGCCCGCACGCCCAGGACCGCGGCCTGGAGGCCGTGGCGTACGCGTACGCGGAGCAGACCCGCACCCCGGGCAGCGCCGACTGGGCCAAGCCGCAGGGCAAGCGGGACCCGCTGAAGCTGTCCAAGGAGTTCACCCCGGTCGCCCGCGGCATCGCGCTGATGATCGGCTGCAACACCTTCCCGACGTGGAACGGCTACCCCGGCCTGTTCGCCTCCCTGGCCACCGGCAACCCGGTGCTCGTCAAGCCGCACCCGCGCGCCGTCCTTCCCCTGGCGCTCACGGTCCGCGTGGCCCGCGAGGTCCTCGCCGAGGCCGGATTCGACCCCAACATGGTCGCCCTGGCGGCCGAGCGGCCCGGCGAGGGCATCGCCAAGACCCTCGCCGTCCGTCCCGAGATCCGGATCATCGACTACACCGGCTCCACGGCCTTCGGCGACTGGCTGGAGACGAACGCCCGCCAGGCGCAGGTCTACACCGAGAAGGCCGGCGTCAACACGGTAGTCGTCGACTCGACCGACGACTACCGGGGCATGCTGTCGAACCTGGCCTTCTCGCTGTCCCTGTACAGCGGCCAGATGTGCACCACCCCGCAGAACCTGCTGATCCCCCGCGAAGGCATCAGCACCGACGCCGGCGCCAAGTCGTACGACGAGGTGGTCGCCGATCTGGCCGCCGCGGTCGGCGGGCTGCTGGGCGACGACGCCCGGGCCAACGCGCTGCTGGGCGCCCTGGTCAACCCGGACGTGAAGGCCCGCCTGGAGGCCGCCGCGGGGCTCGGCGAGGTCGCCCTGGCCTCCCGCGAGGTGGTACATCCGGACTTCCCGGACGCGGTCGTCCGGACGCCCGTCATCGTGAAGCTGGACGGCTCCAAGCCGGACACGGAGGCCGCCTACTTCTCCGAGTGCTTCGGCCCCGTCTCCTTCGCCGTCGCGGTCGACTCGACCGAGGACGCCCTGGACTTGCTGCGGCGGACGGTGCGCGAGAAGGGCGCGATGACGGTCGGCGGGTACACGACCTCGGCGGCCACCGAGCGGGCGATCGAGGAGGTCTGCCTGGAGGAGTCGGCCCAGCTCTCGCTGAACCTGACGGGTGGCGTCTACGTCAACCAGACCGCCGCGTTCTCCGACTTCCACGGCTCCGGCGGCAACCCGGCCGCGAACGCGGCGCTGTGCGACGGCGCGTTCGTGTCCAGCCGCTTCCGGGTGGTGGAGGTCCGTCGGCATGCCTGA
- the paaB gene encoding 1,2-phenylacetyl-CoA epoxidase subunit PaaB — MTTDGWPLWEVFVRSRRGLSHTHAGSLHAPDAEMALRNARDLYTRRNEGVSIWVVPSTAITASSPDEKDPFFEPSADKPYRHPTFYEIPDGVKHL, encoded by the coding sequence ATGACCACCGACGGATGGCCGCTGTGGGAGGTGTTCGTGCGCTCGCGCCGCGGACTGTCCCACACCCACGCGGGCAGCCTCCACGCGCCGGACGCCGAGATGGCCCTGCGCAACGCCCGTGACCTCTACACCCGCCGCAACGAAGGCGTGTCGATCTGGGTGGTCCCCTCCACCGCGATCACCGCCTCCTCGCCGGACGAGAAGGACCCCTTCTTCGAGCCGTCGGCCGACAAGCCCTACCGCCACCCGACCTTCTACGAGATCCCGGACGGGGTGAAGCACCTGTGA
- the paaD gene encoding 1,2-phenylacetyl-CoA epoxidase subunit PaaD: MVTMTALERELSHVAGAVPDPELPVLTLEDLGVLRGVQVLGPGRVEVALTPTYTGCPAIEAMSSDIERALHAHGVPEVSVVTVLSPAWSTDDISEEGRRKLAEFGIAPPRPQGPAAGPVPLTLAIRCPHCGSTDTELLSRFSSTACKALRRCTACREPFDHFKEL; the protein is encoded by the coding sequence ATGGTGACCATGACGGCCCTGGAGCGGGAACTGAGCCACGTCGCCGGAGCCGTTCCCGACCCCGAACTGCCCGTCCTCACCCTGGAGGACCTCGGCGTCCTGCGGGGCGTACAGGTCCTCGGCCCCGGCCGCGTCGAGGTCGCGCTGACCCCCACCTACACCGGCTGCCCGGCGATCGAGGCGATGTCCTCCGACATCGAGCGGGCCCTCCACGCCCACGGCGTGCCCGAGGTGTCCGTCGTCACCGTCCTCTCCCCCGCCTGGTCGACCGACGACATCAGCGAGGAAGGACGGCGCAAACTGGCCGAGTTCGGCATCGCGCCGCCACGCCCCCAAGGTCCGGCCGCGGGACCGGTGCCCCTGACCCTGGCGATCCGCTGCCCCCACTGCGGCTCCACCGACACCGAACTGCTCAGCCGCTTCTCCTCCACCGCGTGCAAGGCACTGCGCCGCTGCACGGCCTGCCGCGAACCGTTCGACCACTTCAAGGAGTTGTAG
- the paaC gene encoding 1,2-phenylacetyl-CoA epoxidase subunit PaaC — MNDTAVITTAALALGDDALVLSHRLGEWAGDAPVLEEEVALANIALDLLGQARILLSLVGDEDALAYLREERAFRNCQLVEQPNGDFAHTIARQLYFSTYQRLLYDRLATGDGPLSGLAAKAVKEVAYHQDHAEHWTLRLGDGTDESHQRMQRACDTLWRYTGELFQPVEGLDVDPPAMEHAWLDSVTAVLTQATLTVPDGPRTGAWAAGAGRQGLHTEPFGRMLAEMQHLHRSHPGATW; from the coding sequence GTGAACGACACCGCCGTGATCACCACAGCCGCCCTCGCCCTCGGGGACGACGCCCTCGTGCTCTCGCACCGGCTGGGGGAGTGGGCCGGCGACGCCCCCGTCCTGGAGGAGGAGGTCGCCCTCGCCAACATCGCGCTCGACCTGCTCGGCCAGGCACGCATCCTGCTCTCCCTCGTCGGCGACGAGGACGCACTGGCCTATCTCCGGGAGGAACGCGCCTTCCGTAACTGCCAGCTCGTCGAGCAGCCCAACGGCGACTTCGCCCACACCATCGCCCGACAGCTCTACTTCTCCACCTACCAGCGGCTTCTGTACGACCGGCTGGCCACCGGCGACGGCCCGCTGTCCGGACTGGCGGCCAAGGCCGTCAAGGAAGTCGCCTACCACCAGGACCACGCGGAGCACTGGACCCTTCGCCTCGGCGACGGCACCGACGAGAGCCACCAGCGCATGCAGCGCGCCTGCGACACCCTGTGGCGCTACACCGGAGAACTCTTCCAGCCCGTCGAAGGACTGGACGTGGACCCGCCCGCCATGGAGCACGCCTGGCTCGACTCCGTCACCGCCGTCCTCACCCAAGCCACGCTCACCGTGCCGGACGGCCCGCGCACCGGCGCCTGGGCCGCGGGCGCCGGCCGCCAGGGCCTGCACACCGAGCCCTTCGGACGGATGCTCGCCGAGATGCAGCACCTCCACCGCAGCCACCCGGGAGCGACATGGTGA
- a CDS encoding 2Fe-2S iron-sulfur cluster-binding protein, with protein sequence MFHPLRVSEVEQLTDDSVAVTFTVPPELRETYRHTPGQHLALRRTARDGEEIRRTYSICAPAAPACEAPVLRVGIRLVDGGEFSTYALKELAVGDTVEVMEPTGRFVLAPRPGHFAAVVGGSGITPVLSMAATLLAGEPLSRFCLIRSDRTASSTMFLDEVADLKDRYPDRFQLVTVLSREEQQAGLPSGRLDQERLADLLPTLLPVDEIDGWFLCGPFGLVQGAEKALRGLGVERGRVHQEIFHVDDGSAPAPAVTTDAPVHATLTATLHGRSGKWPVQEGETLLDTVLRARADAPYACKGGVCGTCRAFLVGGEVRMDRNFALEPEETEAGYVLACQSHPATADVELDFDR encoded by the coding sequence ATGTTCCATCCGCTCCGGGTGAGCGAGGTCGAGCAGCTCACGGACGACTCGGTGGCCGTCACCTTCACGGTCCCGCCCGAGCTGCGCGAGACCTACCGCCACACCCCCGGCCAGCACCTCGCCCTGCGCCGCACCGCACGGGACGGCGAGGAGATCCGACGCACCTACTCCATCTGCGCCCCAGCGGCCCCGGCCTGCGAGGCCCCCGTGCTGCGCGTGGGCATCCGGCTGGTCGACGGCGGAGAGTTCTCCACATACGCGCTCAAGGAGCTGGCCGTCGGCGACACCGTCGAGGTCATGGAGCCGACGGGCCGCTTCGTCCTGGCTCCGCGCCCCGGGCACTTCGCGGCGGTCGTCGGCGGCAGCGGCATCACCCCGGTCCTGTCGATGGCCGCGACCCTGCTCGCCGGCGAACCGCTGTCCCGGTTCTGCCTGATCCGCAGCGACCGCACCGCGTCCTCGACGATGTTCCTCGACGAGGTCGCCGACCTCAAGGACCGCTACCCCGACCGCTTCCAGCTCGTCACCGTGCTCTCCCGGGAGGAACAGCAGGCGGGCCTGCCGTCCGGGCGCCTCGACCAGGAACGCCTCGCCGACCTGCTGCCGACGCTGCTGCCTGTCGACGAGATCGACGGCTGGTTCCTGTGCGGTCCTTTCGGACTCGTCCAGGGCGCGGAGAAGGCCCTGCGGGGTCTGGGAGTGGAACGCGGCCGGGTCCACCAGGAGATCTTCCACGTCGACGACGGGTCCGCGCCCGCCCCGGCGGTCACCACGGACGCACCCGTCCACGCCACACTGACGGCGACCCTGCACGGACGTTCCGGCAAGTGGCCCGTCCAGGAAGGCGAGACGCTCCTCGACACCGTGCTGCGGGCACGCGCCGACGCGCCCTATGCCTGCAAGGGCGGAGTGTGCGGCACCTGCCGCGCCTTCCTGGTCGGCGGCGAGGTACGGATGGACCGCAACTTCGCCCTCGAACCGGAGGAGACCGAGGCCGGATACGTGCTGGCGTGCCAGTCCCACCCGGCCACGGCGGACGTGGAGCTGGACTTCGACCGCTGA
- a CDS encoding TrmH family RNA methyltransferase, with protein sequence MSTTEQPSASPPTAGPAGPARHEPALQGPPGPEAGGEPVQYDEGYAPEVGVGPHPLPWPQDERYDPELLAAGDRRNVVDPYRYWTREAIVADLDARRHDFHVAVENWGHDFNIGSVVRTANAFLAKEIHIVGRRRWNRRGAMVTDRYQHVRHHPDTRSLTAWAAAEGLPIIGIDNLPGAVPLERTVLPRRCVLLFGQEGPGLTEDARRHAAQVCSIAQFGSTRSINAGAAAAIAMHAWVQRYAEIADTP encoded by the coding sequence GTGAGCACCACCGAACAGCCGAGCGCGTCGCCCCCGACGGCGGGCCCCGCCGGGCCCGCCCGGCACGAACCTGCCCTCCAGGGCCCGCCCGGCCCGGAGGCCGGCGGCGAGCCCGTCCAGTACGACGAGGGGTACGCCCCCGAGGTCGGCGTCGGGCCGCATCCCCTGCCCTGGCCCCAGGACGAGCGGTACGACCCCGAACTTCTGGCCGCCGGGGACCGCCGCAACGTCGTCGACCCCTACCGGTACTGGACGCGGGAGGCGATCGTCGCCGACCTGGACGCCCGGCGCCATGACTTCCACGTCGCGGTGGAGAACTGGGGCCACGACTTCAACATCGGTTCGGTGGTGCGGACCGCCAACGCCTTCCTGGCGAAGGAGATCCACATCGTGGGGCGCCGTCGCTGGAACCGGCGCGGGGCGATGGTCACCGACCGTTATCAGCACGTGCGGCACCACCCGGACACGCGGTCACTGACCGCATGGGCGGCGGCCGAGGGCCTGCCGATCATCGGCATCGACAACCTGCCGGGCGCGGTGCCCCTGGAGCGGACCGTGCTCCCGCGCCGCTGCGTGCTGCTCTTCGGGCAGGAAGGCCCGGGGCTCACCGAGGACGCCCGCCGGCACGCGGCCCAGGTCTGCTCGATCGCCCAGTTCGGCTCCACCCGGTCGATCAACGCGGGTGCCGCCGCCGCGATCGCCATGCACGCCTGGGTGCAGCGCTACGCGGAGATCGCCGACACCCCGTAG
- a CDS encoding DUF5819 family protein has protein sequence MDSYGDGGVREGDDAPGTPAQTPAQTPAEGASAPASDPLADRTAIAGTAPSADTSPGPSAAPDRPAQVPGAGVLALSLPSQVIAAVALAVIGVFACVHLAMVFLHVAPSNTVTKQHGDAVDGWIFPEFEQNWKLFAPNPLQQNVAVQARAEIAADDGTRRTSDWIDLSAQDAAAIRGSLLPSHVDQNELRRGFDFYLNSHTDDFRPRGVRGSLSERYMRRIVMLRLDGESLGGTVRQIQLRSKTRAVQSPSWSGVRINTQPAYRVLPWWQVTAADLPAGGRSDDRTEAGR, from the coding sequence ATGGACTCGTACGGCGACGGGGGCGTGCGCGAGGGGGACGACGCCCCGGGAACACCGGCTCAGACCCCGGCTCAGACCCCGGCCGAGGGAGCGTCCGCACCGGCTTCCGACCCGCTCGCCGACCGGACCGCGATAGCCGGCACCGCCCCTTCGGCGGACACCTCCCCCGGGCCCTCGGCCGCTCCGGACCGCCCGGCGCAGGTGCCCGGCGCGGGCGTGCTGGCGCTGTCCCTGCCCTCCCAGGTGATCGCCGCCGTCGCGCTCGCGGTCATCGGGGTCTTCGCCTGCGTCCACCTCGCGATGGTGTTCCTGCATGTCGCACCCTCGAACACGGTGACCAAGCAGCACGGCGACGCCGTCGACGGCTGGATCTTCCCGGAGTTCGAGCAGAACTGGAAGCTCTTCGCTCCCAACCCGCTTCAGCAGAACGTCGCCGTCCAGGCCCGCGCGGAGATCGCCGCCGACGACGGCACGCGGCGCACCAGCGACTGGATCGATCTGTCGGCGCAGGACGCCGCGGCGATCCGCGGCAGCCTGCTGCCCAGCCACGTCGACCAGAACGAGCTGCGCCGGGGCTTCGACTTCTACCTCAACTCCCACACCGACGACTTCCGCCCCCGTGGCGTGCGCGGAAGCCTCTCGGAGCGGTACATGCGACGCATCGTGATGCTCCGCCTCGACGGCGAGAGCCTTGGTGGAACGGTGCGGCAGATACAGCTCCGCTCGAAGACGCGCGCCGTCCAGTCCCCGTCCTGGAGCGGGGTGCGGATCAACACCCAACCCGCCTACCGGGTCCTGCCCTGGTGGCAGGTGACCGCCGCCGACCTGCCGGCCGGCGGGCGGAGCGACGACCGTACGGAGGCCGGCCGGTGA
- the paaA gene encoding 1,2-phenylacetyl-CoA epoxidase subunit PaaA, which translates to MTAGTAATAVTPGTQSGKGARSEGDTAAAATPAAYQAVFDAAVAADERIEPRDWMPDAYRASLVRQIAQHAHSEIIGMQPEANWITRAPSLRRKAILMAKVQDEAGHGLYLYSAAETLGADRDELLDKLHSGRQKYSSIFNYPTLTWADVGAIGWLVDGAAITNQVPLCRCSYGPYARAMVRVCKEESFHQRQGYEALLALSNGTEAQHAMAQDAVDRWWWPSLMMFGPPDDESAHSAQSMAWKIKRHSNDELRQRFVDIAVPQAEALGLTLPDPDLRWNEERGHYDFGAIDWAEFRDVLKGNGPCNEQRLDRRRTAHENGAWVRDAAVAYAAKHASGSSDRQGEHHTDQQHGEARA; encoded by the coding sequence ATGACCGCAGGGACAGCAGCGACAGCAGTGACCCCGGGCACGCAGTCCGGGAAGGGCGCGCGCTCCGAGGGCGACACGGCCGCCGCGGCGACGCCGGCCGCCTACCAGGCCGTGTTCGACGCCGCCGTCGCCGCGGACGAGCGCATCGAACCGCGCGACTGGATGCCCGACGCCTACCGGGCCTCCCTCGTCCGCCAGATCGCGCAGCACGCGCACTCCGAGATCATCGGCATGCAGCCGGAGGCCAACTGGATCACCCGGGCGCCCTCGCTGCGCCGCAAGGCGATCCTCATGGCCAAGGTCCAGGACGAGGCCGGCCACGGGCTCTACCTCTACAGCGCGGCCGAGACCCTCGGCGCCGACCGCGACGAGCTGCTCGACAAGCTCCACTCCGGCCGCCAGAAGTACTCCTCGATCTTCAACTACCCCACGCTGACCTGGGCCGACGTCGGCGCCATCGGATGGCTCGTGGACGGCGCCGCCATCACGAACCAGGTACCGCTCTGCCGTTGTTCCTACGGCCCCTACGCCCGCGCGATGGTGCGCGTCTGCAAGGAGGAGTCGTTCCACCAGCGTCAGGGGTACGAGGCACTGCTCGCCCTGTCGAACGGCACCGAGGCCCAGCACGCGATGGCCCAGGACGCGGTGGACCGCTGGTGGTGGCCCTCCCTGATGATGTTCGGGCCGCCCGACGACGAGTCCGCGCACTCCGCGCAGTCGATGGCCTGGAAGATCAAGCGGCACTCCAACGACGAGCTGCGCCAGCGGTTCGTCGACATCGCCGTCCCGCAGGCCGAGGCCCTCGGTCTCACTCTCCCCGACCCCGACCTGCGGTGGAACGAGGAACGCGGACACTACGACTTCGGCGCCATCGACTGGGCCGAGTTCCGGGACGTCCTCAAGGGCAACGGCCCCTGCAACGAACAGCGGCTCGACCGGCGGCGCACGGCACACGAGAACGGCGCCTGGGTCAGGGACGCCGCCGTGGCCTACGCCGCGAAACACGCCTCCGGGTCGTCCGACCGGCAGGGCGAACACCACACGGACCAGCAGCACGGGGAGGCACGGGCATGA
- a CDS encoding HTTM domain-containing protein: protein MRRPAPDRAVTTPADVLSEPYGPPGTPGGPAPRPAAREPFDRALARAVQRVTATALGPYQTAVVRIGFSLTWLLFLLRELPHRHELYGPDGPWSWEMARRLIADNHAFSVLMWSDSGLWFEIVYGLAVLSSALMLLGWRTRAVSVVFMAGVLSLQNRSIFMGDGGDNVVHLVALYLVLVRCGQVWSLDARRRAREAREADLGRPARRDVVGPLLWTVLGVLLLVATSYSPVTGEWWLIVLLWALWAAQALWWLACRHAPGEPRTLLDVLANLTHNAALLVIMAEVCLIYATAGWYKIQGSRWQDGTALYYPLKLDYFSPWPAVSDLLGSSALMVLLLTYGTVAVQVAFPFTLFNRKVKNVLLVAMMLEHAGIAVILGLPFFSLAMISADAVFLPTAFLVWLGSRAERGKDRLLARRPAGAMPGPRRADEDEPPRTLVG from the coding sequence GTGAGACGCCCCGCCCCGGACCGGGCCGTGACCACGCCGGCCGACGTGCTGTCCGAGCCGTACGGGCCACCCGGGACACCCGGAGGGCCCGCGCCGCGTCCGGCGGCCCGCGAACCCTTCGACCGAGCGCTGGCCCGCGCCGTCCAGCGCGTCACGGCCACCGCGCTCGGCCCCTACCAGACCGCGGTCGTCAGGATCGGCTTCTCCCTCACCTGGCTGCTCTTCCTGCTGCGCGAGCTGCCCCACCGCCATGAGCTGTACGGCCCCGACGGCCCCTGGTCCTGGGAGATGGCCCGTCGGCTGATCGCCGACAACCATGCCTTCTCCGTGCTGATGTGGTCCGACAGCGGACTCTGGTTCGAGATCGTCTACGGGCTCGCGGTGCTCTCCTCGGCCTTGATGCTCCTGGGCTGGCGCACCCGCGCCGTCTCGGTGGTCTTCATGGCCGGGGTGCTGTCGCTGCAGAACCGCTCCATCTTCATGGGCGACGGCGGCGACAACGTCGTGCACCTCGTCGCCCTCTACCTCGTGCTGGTCCGATGCGGCCAGGTCTGGTCGCTCGACGCCCGCCGCCGCGCCCGCGAGGCCCGCGAGGCGGACCTCGGCCGGCCCGCCCGCCGCGACGTCGTCGGTCCCCTGCTCTGGACCGTGCTCGGCGTTCTCCTGCTCGTCGCCACCTCCTACTCCCCCGTCACGGGCGAGTGGTGGCTCATCGTGCTGCTGTGGGCGCTCTGGGCGGCGCAGGCGCTGTGGTGGCTGGCCTGCCGTCACGCCCCCGGTGAGCCACGCACCCTCCTCGACGTGCTCGCCAACCTCACCCACAACGCGGCACTCCTCGTGATCATGGCCGAGGTCTGTCTGATCTACGCGACCGCCGGCTGGTACAAGATCCAGGGGTCACGCTGGCAGGACGGCACAGCGCTGTACTACCCGCTCAAGCTGGACTACTTCTCCCCGTGGCCGGCGGTCTCCGACCTGCTCGGCTCCAGCGCGCTGATGGTGCTGCTGCTGACCTACGGAACCGTCGCCGTGCAGGTCGCCTTCCCGTTCACCCTCTTCAACCGCAAGGTGAAGAACGTCCTGCTGGTCGCGATGATGCTGGAGCACGCCGGGATCGCCGTGATCCTGGGCCTGCCCTTCTTCTCGCTGGCGATGATCTCCGCGGACGCGGTCTTCCTGCCGACGGCCTTCCTGGTGTGGCTGGGATCGCGGGCGGAACGGGGCAAGGACCGACTGCTCGCGCGCCGGCCGGCCGGGGCGATGCCCGGACCACGCCGTGCCGACGAGGATGAGCCTCCCCGTACCCTCGTCGGGTGA